DNA from Flavobacterium aestivum:
GTATTGCGTTCTTCAATAAGAGAATACTTGTGCGCAGAGGCGATGTACTATTTGGGCGTTCCAACAACCCGTTCGCTTTCGCTAATGCTTTCCGGAGATCAGGTTTTAAGGGATATGTTATATAATGGAAATCCCGCTTATGAGAAAGGGGCGATTGTTTGTAGAGTGGCACCTTCGTTTATTCGTTTTGGTAATTTTGAATTGTTTGCTTCAAGAAAAGATCACACAACACTACAACTATTAGCTGATTATACCATTAAACATCATTTTCCTGAGATAAAAGCTGAGGGAGTAGAAAAATATCTGGCCTTTTTTCAAACTGTAGTCCAAACTACTCTTGATATGATTATTCATTGGCAACGGGTTGGCTTTGTACATGGAGTTATGAATACTGATAATATGTCTATTCATGGTATTACGATTGACTATGGACCTTACGGATGGTTAGAAGATTATGATTCGAACTGGACTCCCAATACAACCGATATGCAGTATAAAAGATATCGATTTGGTAATCAACCACAGATCGCTTTGTGGAATTTATACCAATTGGCCAATGCGTTGTATCCTCTGATAAATGAAGCCAAACCATTAGAAACAATTCTAGATGCGTTTAGTGTTGGTTATGAAAAGGAGTACTTGAATATGATGCAAAATAAACTCGGATTCATGACAAAAGTTGATACTGATGCAGTCTTGATCGAAAGTTTACTAGAGCTGTTACCATTGGTAGAAACCGATATGACTATTTTCTTTAGAAATTTAGGCAATGTTCAAAAAGCTGATACTCCAGTAATTGCTTTGGATAAAATTAAAGATGCATTCTATAACGAGAAAGATCTTGATGAAACTATTTTGGATAAATGGAACACATGGTTGGAGAGTTATAGAAATCGAATAAATGAAGAATCTTTTTCGGATGCCGAAAGGAAAGAAGAAATGAATAAAGTAAATCCGAAATATGTATTACGAAATTATATGGCGCAATTAAGTATTGATGCTGCTGACAAAGGTGACTATTCTTTGATAAACGAATTGTATGAATTATTGAAGAAACCCTATGAAGAACAGCCAGATAGCCAAAAATGGTTTGCCAAAAGACCGGATTGGGCTAGGGATAAAGTAGGTTGTTCTATGTTAAGTTGTAGCTCTTAGAGGTCATTTTTAAGCCAATGTTATCAAAAAAAGGAATTGTATTTAAATAATCAAAAAAGCTTTTTTGTTGCTATTTTCTTAATGTTTTGAAGCTAAAATTTAAAAGTATTTATTTTTAATTTATTTGTGTTAATGCGAATATAATGAGGTGAAAAACCTAATGTTTTTTGTGTTTTAAGAATTCATTAAGTGATTGATTTAATGTTTTTTATACGCTTGTTGTGAGTAATTTTGACATGTAATCTTAAAACAAAAAAATCATGAAAAAATTATTTTTATCTGCTATTGTTACTTTATTTGCAAGCTCAGTATTCGCTACAACTATTAACGAAGAGCCTACATTGGTTTTATCTAAAACTACAAAAGAATTATCTCACTTACTAAATAAGTCTTACTCAGAAGATATTTTAGAAAAAGAGGAATTAGTTAAAGTAACTTTTACAGTTAATGAATTGCAACAACTTGTAGTATTGCAGGTGAATTCAAATAGTTCTGAGGTTCAATCGTATGTTAAGGATGCACTTAATTACAAAAAACTGTCTTCTAATGAATTAACGATTGGGAAGGATTATGTTTTTGAAGTAAGATTCAAAAACTAATTATCGCAATACGAAAACAGATTTGCGCGCATGTTAGCTTAACGATTAGGGATGTATTTGGTATTTATAGAATATCAATCAAAGGAAGCCAAGAGGGTTTCCTTTGTTGTTTATAAAAGGTTGGGATTCTCTTTAAAAAATCGATTTTGAGATAACATAGAGCTTTATAACTTCAATGATGTGATAGAATTTAGGTTTCTTTTTTGGGCTTAATGTTTGATTTAAATTCTAAATCGTCTTTTATTAAGTGAATATCATGTTGAGAAAACGGAATGACAATATTGTTTTGTTTTAATGTTTTGTCAATAGCCATTATCAATTCGCTTTTTACATCAAAATCATAGTCAAAATGCTTAATCCAATATTTCATGACTAAGTCAATCGAACTGTCTCCAAATTTGGTAAACCAAATTACTGGCATTGGTTTCATTAGCACATTTTTATTTTTTTCAAGGATTTCAAAAAGCAATTTTTTGGTCAATTCCAAGTCGGTTCCATAGGCTACCCCAAATCTGATTTCTGATCTGCGGTGGCTGCTTCCCAGAGTCCAATTGGTTAAATTTTGATTTAATAAATCACCGTTGGGAATCACTACGTCTGCACCGTCGTACGTGGTAACGACACTGCTTCTTATACCGATTGATTTCATTTTTCCGGATTGCGTGCCTACCTCGATGATATCGTCCAAATTCACTGGTTTTTCGAAGGCTATGATTAATCCGCTTATTAGATTATTTACGAGGCTTTGCATACCAAAACCAATACCAACTCCCAATGCACTAATGATTAGGGTTATTTTATCCAAAGGGATTCCTGCCGATGCAAAAGCAACCAGAACTCCCAGAGTTACAATGGTGATTCGAGATAAAAACAGCCAACTTCCAAAACTTTTGTTTTTGTTTTTGCTTTTTATAATTTGATTATCAGAAGCTAAAAATGAAACTACTTTTGAGATGAAGCTGGACAATAAAATTACAAGGATGAATGTAACAATATTTTCAAATGTGAATGTGATGTTCCCTATACTTCGAGGCTCTGATATGGAGTTTCTGAAAGGATCAATAATATTTTGAAAAGTAAAGGTGTTTCTCGTCATTAGCAAAAAACAAGAAACAAAAAGAATGAGATAAAGACCATTACTAAACTGATGGGGAATGCCATTTATGGGTTTCTTTGGTTTATCTTCATCAATGGTTTCCAAAATTTTGGAGACTAAATTAATTTCCTTAATAACAATTATCGTGTAATAGAGAGAGAAAACCACGATGATAATATAAACAGCTTTAGTCATTAAGAATTTGCCTAAATTATAATGGCCGTTTACCAAATAGTAGAATGAAAAAATTTGAAGAATAGCACCAGCAATAATATACCATAAATAAATCTTTCTTTGAAATTGGGCTCTGTTTATAAATGAATAAACACCTATTGCAATACCTAAACTATTTATTGCCAAAATTAAAAAGGACTCTCCGGCAAAGTGAATCAGGATTATGATATCAAAAAAAGCTATTAAATTCAGCAGAAAAATTGCAATCCAGATTCTCCAGACAAATGTCCTAATCGAATGCCACATCATTATGGTCAATGAGATAGTAGATATAGTCCAGATTATAATAGAAAAAATAAGCGGAGGCATTGGGAGTACAAATTGATATAGATTCAATATAACCAAAAGTGCAGCCGCTATTGGGCTGTTTAGTATATTGAGATCAATTATCATATCTTTTTTATAGCCAAAATCAAGGAATTTTCTCTTTTGTAATTTAAAATATACCGCCGTGCCAATTATTAAAATCAGCATTATAATAATAGAATTTCTATTGTTTATCAAATAAAAATATAGGACTAGATAATTTGTTTTTATAGAAAAGCTTAAAGAGTCTCCAATCATTATTTTTTTGATATCAGGATAATCAAAAACAGGTACTTTTTTTATAAGCACTTGGTCTAGTTCTAATCTTCTGAGTCTGTCGTTTTCAATTATATCCGATTCAATTTTATATTTTAATTGATCTCCCATAATTTCCAATGTTTCAATACTGTCTACAGCATTTTTTAACCTTTCGGAAATCAGATTAATGTTTGTATTCATCTTTTCTGATTGAATGCGGTAAATTTCCCGGGCTACGGAATCAGTTGGAACATAATATAGATTTTTTTCAGCAACCAATGAATCAATCTTTTCTTGTGTACGACTGAGTTGCTGATTTTCAATACTGATTTTTTTTAAGCGATTGTTGGAGCGTTTTAATAATTCGTCTAGTAATATAGATGTTGAGCTAAGATTTCGATCAGTCAAAGCCCTAAAATTCTTTTTGGCAATTCCCTTAACGGCAAATTCTTCCCAATCTTTCAGTTGATAGATTTCTTCTGTAATGTCCTTGTAATCGAACCCTTTATTCAAAAGAAACTTCGCGTTTTGGATTTCAAATTCAATTAAATTGAAAATCTTATTTTGTTTTTGGACTTTTTGGTAGTTAATATATTTTTCCTGTCTCGCCTTCTTGTCATTTTCTGCTTTGCTTTCAAGTAAAACATGTGTGACTTTATCTTTAATTCCTAACTGTTTAGCAATAGAATCCAATTCGTTTTTTTGATTTTGGGAAGCAACTGTAAGAAAGGTGAGTAAAGCCCAAAAAACAAAAATTGATTTACAACTATTGCTTTTATTTTTTTTGGAGGTGTTTGTATGCTGAAACGTAAAATTTAACATGAGGCGAGTATATTTTATATGTTATTTTTTCTGTTAGCTTTTGGATAAACGAATTGTCAGAATTAAGAAATCGGGTATATAGCGTTTATTCTTCTTTTATGGAACCTGAAAAAAAATAAGTTTTATTCGATCAAGGTAACTTTCATACTATTTTATTAAGAGGTTAATAGATGGGTCTATGTCAAATTTAACAAAAAATATTAGTTTCTGATATATGTGTTTGAAAAAGAGTTTGTTATTAAATGCCGTGAAATGATGTTAATTTGGGGCATAAAAAAAGCCTGAACTTTCATTCAGGCTTTTTAATCTTTGTTTTTTATTTCTTGACTTGGACAGTATTTAGAAATTATAAAACCTAAGTTTTATGATTTTTTGTTTTTGCCAAAATTATATTTTACTTTCTCAACAACAGGTGTTTTTCCATTGCCTTTTGGAAATTTCTTTTTAGCAGTTGTACCAGATTTAGTTGGTGCTTGATCGGCTCTAGATTTTTCTGCGTCCTTTGGTTTTGGTTTGAATTCGGTTCTTTTAGAATTTCCATCTTTTGACGGAATTTGAGCTTTGTGTTTGGCAAGAACTTCATTCGGGTTTTTTGGGTTTTCTTTGGTTCCTCTTAAGTGAATTACCAATCCGTTTAGGAAGTTACGTAAAACCTGATCTCCACAAGACATGAAGTTTTCATGTTTTTCATCACGGAAAAAAGCTCCTAATTCTGATTTAGAAATTCTAAAATCTACCAATTCCAGAATCTCTACTATTTGGTCATCACGTAGCATTAAGGCTACTCGAAGTTTTTTGAATATATCGTTATTTGTCATTTCTTAACTATTTTAGAGTGCAAAGATACATATTTAGAAAATGAATTTATGGTTATTGTTTTAGGGGATTCATTTTTAAAAGTTGAGCTAATCCATCAGTACATTTTTAATATAACGGGTAATTATTTGAAATTAGATTTAAATTCAATTATTTTTGGATAATGAAAAGAAGTTCTATTCGTTAAAAAAGTTTCACACTAAAAAATACCCCAAAGATTATTACTGATTATGAAGAAAATCACATTAAGTTTCGTTCTTTTTTTTGGTTTAATGTACGTACAGGCTCAGACGGGTCATGAAATCAAGATTAATTTAAAAAACTGTAAAGATACCGTAGCCTATTTGGCATTTTATCAATTTGATAAATTGTATATTTCTGATACTTGTAAAAAAGTGGTTAACGGAAACATTGTTTTTAAAGGAAAGAAAAATTTAGACAAAGGAGTTTATTTTTTGCTCAGTCAGGCAAAAGGCAACTATTTTGATTTTATCATAGATGAGCAATCTCAAAAGCAAGAAATTAATTCGGATAAATCTAGTTTATTGGAGAATTTGAAAGCGGTTAACTCCAAGCAAAATGAAAGTTTCTTTAATTACATTCGTTTTGTGACTGCTAAAAACAAAGAATTTGATGGTTTTAGAAAAGGCATTAAAGAACAGAAAAAAGCAGATTCTACAGCACTTCTATCTAAAGAATACAAAGTTTTGAATGAAGCTATTCTGAAAAATGATTTAAATACTATTGCCCAAAACAAAGGAACTTATCTTGCTGAAATTCTGAATTTGAAAACCGATAGAGAGGCCAAGGATGTTCCAAAAGCGTCAAATGGCAGACCCGATAGTATCTTTGCGTATAATTATTATAAAAACCATTTTTGGGATGGAGTCAATTTTCAGGATGATGCTATGTTACGCAACCCATTTTTTACCAATAAAATAAATCAATATTTTAATTCGGTTGTGATGCAACACCCGGATTCAATTTGTGTGGAGATTGATCGTATGATGCTAAAAACGAAACAAGGCACCAAAATGAATATGCTTTTATTGGCCTATTTTACCCAAACTTACGAGATCCCAAAAATCATGGGAATGGACAAAGTATTTGTCTATATGGTTAATAATTATTTTAAAACAGGAAAAGCCAAGGGTATTTATGACGATAGTGTGATAGATATCATAATCAAGAGAGGCGATGTTTTGGCACCACTGCAACTCGGGAAAACAGCTCCGGAACTCTATATGATAGATATCCCAGGTCATGATAAAATTGCACATTTGGGCTTTGATACTGCTAAGACCA
Protein-coding regions in this window:
- a CDS encoding TlpA family protein disulfide reductase — encoded protein: MKKITLSFVLFFGLMYVQAQTGHEIKINLKNCKDTVAYLAFYQFDKLYISDTCKKVVNGNIVFKGKKNLDKGVYFLLSQAKGNYFDFIIDEQSQKQEINSDKSSLLENLKAVNSKQNESFFNYIRFVTAKNKEFDGFRKGIKEQKKADSTALLSKEYKVLNEAILKNDLNTIAQNKGTYLAEILNLKTDREAKDVPKASNGRPDSIFAYNYYKNHFWDGVNFQDDAMLRNPFFTNKINQYFNSVVMQHPDSICVEIDRMMLKTKQGTKMNMLLLAYFTQTYEIPKIMGMDKVFVYMVNNYFKTGKAKGIYDDSVIDIIIKRGDVLAPLQLGKTAPELYMIDIPGHDKIAHLGFDTAKTSEEITKIYYDNKAEIEKSYVTLSSVKADYLILLFWDVDCGHCQKEVPKILELYHELLKEKKDVKVFGVYTQSEFDKYKKYIADNKIDWMNVYDGVHINNLKEKYDVVTTPVMYILDKDKVIKAKGIGSDAIRSIITQMEKEYSKK
- a CDS encoding protein adenylyltransferase SelO, producing the protein MKLHIQNNFITELPADPNETNIPRQVQQACFSYVEPKKPSNPSLIHASEEVANSLGLSQEDILSVDFLNVFSGNTIYPETKPYALSYAGHQFGNWAGQLGDGRAINLTEVVHDNILYTLQLKGAGPTPYSRTADGFAVLRSSIREYLCAEAMYYLGVPTTRSLSLMLSGDQVLRDMLYNGNPAYEKGAIVCRVAPSFIRFGNFELFASRKDHTTLQLLADYTIKHHFPEIKAEGVEKYLAFFQTVVQTTLDMIIHWQRVGFVHGVMNTDNMSIHGITIDYGPYGWLEDYDSNWTPNTTDMQYKRYRFGNQPQIALWNLYQLANALYPLINEAKPLETILDAFSVGYEKEYLNMMQNKLGFMTKVDTDAVLIESLLELLPLVETDMTIFFRNLGNVQKADTPVIALDKIKDAFYNEKDLDETILDKWNTWLESYRNRINEESFSDAERKEEMNKVNPKYVLRNYMAQLSIDAADKGDYSLINELYELLKKPYEEQPDSQKWFAKRPDWARDKVGCSMLSCSS
- a CDS encoding mechanosensitive ion channel family protein; the protein is MLNFTFQHTNTSKKNKSNSCKSIFVFWALLTFLTVASQNQKNELDSIAKQLGIKDKVTHVLLESKAENDKKARQEKYINYQKVQKQNKIFNLIEFEIQNAKFLLNKGFDYKDITEEIYQLKDWEEFAVKGIAKKNFRALTDRNLSSTSILLDELLKRSNNRLKKISIENQQLSRTQEKIDSLVAEKNLYYVPTDSVAREIYRIQSEKMNTNINLISERLKNAVDSIETLEIMGDQLKYKIESDIIENDRLRRLELDQVLIKKVPVFDYPDIKKIMIGDSLSFSIKTNYLVLYFYLINNRNSIIIMLILIIGTAVYFKLQKRKFLDFGYKKDMIIDLNILNSPIAAALLVILNLYQFVLPMPPLIFSIIIWTISTISLTIMMWHSIRTFVWRIWIAIFLLNLIAFFDIIILIHFAGESFLILAINSLGIAIGVYSFINRAQFQRKIYLWYIIAGAILQIFSFYYLVNGHYNLGKFLMTKAVYIIIVVFSLYYTIIVIKEINLVSKILETIDEDKPKKPINGIPHQFSNGLYLILFVSCFLLMTRNTFTFQNIIDPFRNSISEPRSIGNITFTFENIVTFILVILLSSFISKVVSFLASDNQIIKSKNKNKSFGSWLFLSRITIVTLGVLVAFASAGIPLDKITLIISALGVGIGFGMQSLVNNLISGLIIAFEKPVNLDDIIEVGTQSGKMKSIGIRSSVVTTYDGADVVIPNGDLLNQNLTNWTLGSSHRRSEIRFGVAYGTDLELTKKLLFEILEKNKNVLMKPMPVIWFTKFGDSSIDLVMKYWIKHFDYDFDVKSELIMAIDKTLKQNNIVIPFSQHDIHLIKDDLEFKSNIKPKKET
- a CDS encoding DUF1456 family protein is translated as MTNNDIFKKLRVALMLRDDQIVEILELVDFRISKSELGAFFRDEKHENFMSCGDQVLRNFLNGLVIHLRGTKENPKNPNEVLAKHKAQIPSKDGNSKRTEFKPKPKDAEKSRADQAPTKSGTTAKKKFPKGNGKTPVVEKVKYNFGKNKKS